A window from Mycolicibacterium tokaiense encodes these proteins:
- a CDS encoding TIGR00730 family Rossman fold protein: protein MTNICVFLSAADLDERYTDAARELGAAIGAGGHTLVWGGSDTGLMRVLADSVTDSGGGLLGISVEFLAHLARPGAHEMVVTTDLAARKALMLSRSDAIVILAGGLGTLDEATEVLEQKKHGLHTLPVVLLNTAGFYDGLIIQLRRMEAEGFLPLPLAQLVTFADTGTEALGLISRR, encoded by the coding sequence GTGACCAACATCTGCGTGTTCCTCTCGGCCGCCGACCTCGACGAACGCTACACCGACGCCGCGCGCGAGCTCGGTGCCGCGATCGGCGCCGGCGGGCACACCCTGGTGTGGGGTGGGTCCGACACCGGGCTGATGCGGGTGCTCGCCGACAGCGTGACGGACTCCGGCGGCGGGCTGCTGGGGATCTCGGTGGAATTCCTGGCCCACCTGGCCCGGCCAGGCGCCCACGAGATGGTGGTGACCACGGACCTTGCGGCACGAAAAGCGTTGATGCTGAGCCGATCCGATGCCATCGTCATCCTGGCCGGCGGGTTGGGCACCCTGGACGAGGCCACCGAGGTCCTGGAGCAGAAGAAGCACGGCCTGCATACGCTGCCCGTCGTGTTGCTGAACACCGCGGGCTTCTACGACGGGCTGATCATCCAGCTGCGCCGGATGGAGGCCGAAGGTTTCCTGCCCCTGCCGCTCGCCCAGCTGGTGACCTTCGCCGATACCGGAACTGAAGCGCTGGGACTGATCAGCCGACGGTGA
- a CDS encoding DNA polymerase domain-containing protein → MSTHEARAGVELSNLDQPLGPDSGATKRDLIDYLDAVADRLLPVLADRPLTVLRVLRGRSPFMQKNVPKYTPDWVRTVSMWAETSRRDIHYAVCDDRRTLLWLGNQRAVEYHPTLGLVDDIYRPTHLVLDLDPPDGAPFSAVVAVAHLVRGALRDSGLDGAVKTSGSRGVHIFVPITQTPADDVAAATRALAARAAALDPDLATTAFIVEDRGGKVFVDATRAGGATVAAAYSPRLRPGTPVSFPLSWSDLDRVSPGEFTVRTAIDALGSRDPWMEYMPAAQQLPADLIAHGRTIPVARVAAMHEGKRRAKARRESGQS, encoded by the coding sequence ATGAGCACGCACGAGGCGCGGGCCGGCGTGGAGCTGTCGAACCTCGATCAGCCGTTGGGGCCGGACTCCGGTGCCACCAAGCGAGACCTGATCGATTACCTCGACGCAGTGGCCGATCGTCTGCTGCCGGTGCTGGCCGATCGCCCCCTGACCGTGCTGCGGGTGCTGCGCGGCCGGTCGCCCTTCATGCAGAAGAACGTTCCCAAGTACACCCCCGACTGGGTACGCACGGTGTCGATGTGGGCGGAAACATCCAGGCGCGACATCCACTACGCGGTGTGCGACGACCGGCGCACACTGTTGTGGCTGGGCAACCAGCGCGCGGTCGAGTACCACCCGACCCTCGGGCTGGTCGATGACATCTACCGGCCCACCCACCTGGTGCTGGACCTGGATCCACCCGACGGCGCCCCGTTTTCGGCGGTGGTGGCGGTCGCGCACCTGGTGCGCGGAGCGCTGCGCGACAGCGGCCTCGACGGTGCGGTCAAGACCAGCGGCTCACGCGGCGTGCACATATTTGTACCGATCACGCAGACGCCGGCCGACGACGTCGCCGCCGCCACCCGGGCGCTGGCGGCCCGCGCCGCGGCGCTGGACCCCGACCTGGCCACCACGGCGTTCATCGTCGAAGACCGGGGTGGCAAGGTCTTCGTCGACGCCACCCGCGCCGGCGGGGCCACGGTGGCGGCGGCCTACAGTCCGCGCCTGCGGCCCGGTACACCGGTGTCCTTCCCGCTGTCCTGGTCCGACCTGGACCGGGTGAGCCCGGGTGAGTTCACCGTGCGGACCGCGATCGACGCGCTCGGCAGCCGCGATCCGTGGATGGAGTACATGCCTGCCGCACAACAGCTTCCGGCCGACCTGATTGCGCACGGCCGCACCATCCCGGTGGCGCGGGTGGCGGCCATGCACGAGGGCAAACGGCGGGCGAAGGCCAGGCGCGAGAGCGGGCAGTCGTGA
- a CDS encoding acyl-CoA dehydrogenase family protein, which yields MTAAPPRPALAETARTLRDLVRAEAAESERLRTLSPPLVDAMWSSGLMTALNPVQAGGLEPTLPEMIETWIEMAWQDGSFGWTGIANLPSSFAAATYLPDQGFAEVFTANGNQVTMGGQFAPNGQGAVTEGGYRLSGAWNFGSGTGHSQYVAAGFLPMDGGEMRWIADGVPELMVALLPRHEVTFTDGWFVQGLKGTGSFDYTVADVFVPEHRTFRLFSREPLRGTSPAGRMGMMAVTAAGHAAWALGVAKSMLDDVQELAATKFRMSDMAALAGRPTFQKGLAHHVAAWRAARLLVLDAFGSAEDAVARGDDLTPTMRADMRVAAVYATDVARDSAQWAHLAAGTSSIREGSRLERAFRDLYTGTQHAFISEKVAIDSAQVWLGVMDDHFSL from the coding sequence ATGACCGCTGCGCCGCCACGCCCCGCCCTGGCCGAGACCGCCCGGACCCTGCGAGATCTGGTCCGGGCCGAAGCCGCCGAGAGTGAACGGCTGCGCACCCTGTCGCCCCCGCTGGTCGACGCCATGTGGAGCAGTGGGCTGATGACCGCGCTGAATCCGGTGCAGGCGGGCGGTCTGGAACCGACGCTGCCGGAGATGATCGAGACCTGGATCGAGATGGCCTGGCAGGACGGCTCTTTCGGCTGGACCGGAATCGCGAACCTGCCGTCGTCGTTCGCCGCGGCCACCTATCTGCCGGATCAGGGTTTCGCCGAGGTGTTCACCGCCAACGGCAATCAGGTCACCATGGGCGGCCAGTTCGCTCCCAACGGGCAGGGTGCGGTCACCGAGGGCGGGTACCGGCTCTCCGGCGCGTGGAACTTCGGATCCGGCACCGGCCACTCCCAATACGTGGCCGCGGGCTTCCTGCCGATGGACGGCGGCGAGATGCGCTGGATTGCCGACGGTGTGCCCGAGTTGATGGTGGCGCTGCTGCCGCGGCACGAGGTGACCTTCACCGATGGCTGGTTCGTGCAAGGGCTCAAGGGCACGGGTTCGTTCGACTACACCGTGGCCGACGTCTTCGTGCCCGAGCACCGCACCTTCCGGCTGTTCAGCCGGGAACCCCTGCGCGGCACCAGCCCCGCCGGCCGGATGGGCATGATGGCGGTCACCGCCGCAGGCCACGCAGCCTGGGCGCTCGGCGTCGCCAAGAGCATGCTCGACGATGTCCAGGAGCTCGCCGCCACCAAGTTTCGGATGTCCGACATGGCGGCGCTGGCCGGCCGGCCCACGTTCCAGAAGGGCCTGGCCCATCACGTGGCGGCCTGGCGCGCGGCGCGGCTGTTGGTGCTCGATGCGTTCGGATCCGCCGAGGACGCGGTGGCGCGGGGCGACGACCTGACCCCGACCATGCGTGCCGACATGCGGGTGGCCGCGGTCTACGCCACCGACGTGGCCCGCGACAGTGCCCAGTGGGCGCACCTGGCCGCAGGGACCAGCTCGATCCGGGAGGGCAGCCGGCTGGAGCGGGCGTTCCGCGACCTGTACACCGGCACCCAGCACGCATTCATCAGCGAGAAGGTGGCCATCGACTCAGCGCAGGTGTGGTTGGGCGTGATGGACGATCACTTCTCACTCTGA
- a CDS encoding TetR/AcrR family transcriptional regulator, whose translation MPEDWLFREGRRAAAAEHLYDAAAELIARDGGDALSVDKLAAETHCSRATVYRYVGGTQQIREAVLVRSATRIVDNVRHAVRGMSGDRRVITAIEVAVAQIRDDPAGRLFLESAQQSSTWITESAAVTAFATELAGVASDDKQCARWIARVVLSLLFWPDPDSEHTLLARFVAPAFAVSE comes from the coding sequence ATGCCGGAGGACTGGCTGTTCCGCGAGGGCCGCAGGGCAGCGGCCGCCGAACACCTCTACGACGCCGCCGCCGAACTGATCGCCCGCGACGGTGGCGACGCGTTGTCGGTGGACAAGCTGGCTGCCGAGACGCACTGCTCCCGCGCCACCGTGTACCGATACGTGGGCGGCACACAACAGATCCGGGAAGCGGTGCTCGTCCGGTCGGCCACCCGCATCGTGGACAACGTCCGCCACGCCGTGCGCGGCATGTCCGGCGACCGGCGGGTGATCACGGCCATCGAGGTCGCCGTCGCACAGATCCGCGATGACCCGGCCGGACGGCTGTTTCTGGAGTCGGCGCAGCAGAGTTCGACCTGGATCACCGAGTCGGCGGCGGTCACCGCCTTCGCCACCGAGCTGGCCGGCGTCGCATCGGACGACAAACAGTGCGCGCGGTGGATCGCGAGAGTTGTTCTTTCCCTGCTGTTCTGGCCGGACCCGGACTCCGAACACACCCTGCTCGCCCGGTTCGTCGCACCCGCGTTCGCGGTGTCAGAGTGA
- a CDS encoding cytochrome P450 encodes MLVLDDPACFFTDHAIQDPYPLYRRLREAGPVHRIGDAGFHLVCSWAAVDEAIKRPQVFSSNLTATMTYRDGQVVPFELDGLGGPSHALATADDPAHALHRRLLVPHLAARRLPALERLITDTFDRLWEQGCTDGHIEWMGALANRLPMIVVARLIGVPEDDVDALIRWAGASTHMLDGLIDDDGLAASGAAAMQLGGYIAEHFTTALAEPRDNLLGALATACAAGEVDPQTAQLMMIILFSAGGESTGSLLGNALWTMATRPDVWQALRDNPALIPDFIEEVLRFEPPFRGHYRHVLADTELGGVDLAAGSRLLLLWGAANRDPAQFARPDEFRLQRPGGKSHLAFGRGAHFCIGAALARLEARMVLRRVLDRVRTLEATEVGPWLPSILIRRREYLHLTVG; translated from the coding sequence GTGTTGGTGCTCGACGACCCCGCGTGCTTCTTCACTGACCACGCGATCCAGGACCCCTACCCCCTGTACCGCCGACTGCGGGAAGCCGGCCCGGTGCACCGTATCGGTGATGCAGGTTTTCATCTGGTCTGCAGCTGGGCGGCCGTCGACGAGGCGATCAAGAGACCTCAGGTCTTCTCCTCGAACCTCACGGCCACCATGACCTACCGCGACGGCCAGGTGGTGCCGTTCGAGTTGGACGGCCTCGGCGGGCCGAGCCACGCGCTGGCGACTGCAGACGATCCCGCCCATGCGCTGCACCGCAGGCTGCTGGTGCCGCACCTGGCCGCCAGACGACTACCGGCACTGGAGCGCCTGATCACCGATACCTTCGACCGCCTGTGGGAGCAAGGCTGCACCGACGGCCACATCGAGTGGATGGGCGCGCTGGCCAACCGGCTGCCGATGATCGTGGTCGCGAGGCTGATCGGCGTTCCCGAGGACGACGTGGACGCGTTGATCCGCTGGGCCGGGGCCAGTACCCACATGCTCGACGGGCTCATCGACGACGACGGTCTGGCCGCATCGGGGGCCGCGGCCATGCAACTCGGCGGCTACATCGCCGAGCACTTCACCACGGCACTTGCAGAACCCCGCGACAACCTGCTCGGTGCACTGGCAACCGCCTGCGCCGCAGGCGAAGTGGACCCGCAAACGGCTCAGCTGATGATGATCATCCTCTTCAGCGCCGGCGGTGAGTCCACCGGATCGCTGCTGGGAAACGCGCTGTGGACCATGGCCACCCGGCCCGATGTCTGGCAGGCCCTGCGCGACAACCCCGCCCTCATCCCGGATTTCATCGAGGAGGTGCTGCGGTTCGAACCACCGTTTCGCGGACATTACCGCCACGTCCTCGCCGACACAGAGCTGGGCGGCGTCGACCTGGCCGCCGGCTCCCGGCTGCTCCTGCTGTGGGGTGCCGCCAACCGCGATCCGGCGCAGTTCGCGCGCCCTGACGAGTTCCGGCTGCAGCGCCCAGGTGGCAAGAGCCACCTGGCTTTCGGCAGGGGCGCGCACTTCTGCATCGGCGCTGCACTGGCGCGATTGGAAGCCCGCATGGTGTTGCGCCGGGTGCTGGACCGGGTCCGCACCCTGGAGGCGACTGAGGTGGGGCCGTGGCTGCCCAGCATCCTGATCCGGCGGCGGGAGTACCTCCACCTCACCGTCGGCTGA